From a single Lolium rigidum isolate FL_2022 chromosome 7, APGP_CSIRO_Lrig_0.1, whole genome shotgun sequence genomic region:
- the LOC124669708 gene encoding cyclin-D5-2-like has product MAAMEDCSSCAFSLTCPEDGADLGDGVVDDGDLFSFYAGAAAAEDEDGDNEYVEQLVSKEASFCSSSDSGDADCSSAASEDWFRQARLAAVKWILQTRGCFGFGHRTAYLAIAYFDRFFLRRRVDRAAMPWAARLLSVACVSVAAKMEEYGAPALSELDAGGGYEFCSDSVRRMELLLLSTLGWRMAAVTPFDYLPCFSSRLDRHGGGGGDDGHDPARVALKSIGFIFATAEAGSVLDYRPSTVAAAAILAASYGALLTREALETKMGNISPSCHIEKEHVHACYSMMVGNLRNRMSNCKRSLPCSDSNEAATSTYDSLLVHDVADTAAFMAAVSETNKRIRLELPGIR; this is encoded by the exons ATGGCGGCGATGGAGGACTGCTCGTCCTGCGCCTTCTCGCTCACCTGCCCCGAAGACGGCGCCGACCTCGGGGACGGAGTCGTTGACGACGGCGACCTATTCTCGTTCTACGCCGGTGCGGCCGCCGccgaggacgaggacggcgacaaTGAGTACGTGGAGCAGCTGGTCTCCAAGGAGGCCAGCTTCTGCTCCTCCTCTGATTCTGGTGATGCTGACTGCTCGTCGGCCGCTTCCGAGGACTGGTTCCGCCAGGCGCGCCTCGCAGCCGTCAAATGGATCCTCCAA ACGCGGGGGTGCTTCGGGTTCGGCCACCGCACGGCGTACCTCGCCATCGCCTACTTCGACCGCTTCTTCCTCCGGCGACGCGTCGAT AGGGCGGCCATGCCGTGGGCGGCGCGGCTCCTGTCCGTGGCCTGCGTGTCCGTGGCAGCCAAGATGGAGGAGTACGGCGCGCCGGCGCTGTCGGAGCTCGACGCTGGCGGGGGCTACGAGTTCTGCTCCGACTCCGTCCGCCGGATGGAGCTGCTCCTGCTGTCCACGCTCGGCTGGCGCATGGCTGCCGTCACGCCATTCGACTACCTCCCCTGCTTCTCCTCCCGGCTCgaccggcacggcggcggcggcggcgatgacggCCATGACCCCGCCCGCGTCGCCCTCAAGTCCATCGGGTTCATCTTTGCCACAGCCGAAG CCGGCAGTGTGCTGGATTACAGACCATCCACTGTGGCTGCAGCTGCAATCTTGGCTGCATCCTATGGAGCTCTGCTGACCAGAGAAGCACTGGAGACGAAGATGGGCAATATATCTCCATCCTGCCACATTGAGAAG GAGCATGTACATGCCTGCTACAGCATGATGGTTGGGAACTTGAGAAACAGGATGAGCAATTGCAAGAGATCACTGCCATGTTCAGACTCCAATGAAGCTGCCACCAGTACATATGATTCTCTTCTTGTTCATGATGTTGCTGACACCGCCGCCTtcatggcagccgtgtcggaaacGAATAAGCGGATCAGGTTGGAGCTGCCGGGAATCCGTTGA